The Pempheris klunzingeri isolate RE-2024b chromosome 15, fPemKlu1.hap1, whole genome shotgun sequence genome contains the following window.
tcagGACGCGACAACTCAGTGgtttaatgcatttaaatcagCAGACAAGCTGGTTTCATTAAGGTGTTTGAAAAGCCAATGCAAAGTTTCTGATGGAAACAAATTCTGGTATTTTCTGCCCCATTTGTGCTACAAATTATGGATTAGATTTTATTATCTTATAATTGTCTTTAGTTAGTTGTACTACCTTAAAAGTGCAACATATTCAGATAAATGTTTGTTATTGCAGCAttgtgagcatttttttttcttaagtttCAAGCTGCATAACTGTCACGTAAGACACTTTTTTGGCTTCAGttcatgctgtgtgaaatgAGCAGGGAATCTCTCTTCCTGCAGGGCCACCACATCACTCACCCCAGAGTAGATCATAACATACctgatgttttctgttctgtggcAGACCTTTGATAGTCCAGAGGAGCTGAAGGCGAAGGTGGAGACACTTGCTCAATTGATAAAAGAATCTCAGTATCTGGTCGTCCACTCTGGAGCAGGAATCAGCACCTCAACGGGCATCCCTGACTTCAGGTGAGGCACAAACAAAGTCACTACAGCTCCTTtctcagccttttttttttttactaacatACTGCTTTTCACCCTCAACCATGTATCATAGTcatgaatcagaatcagctttttaCACTGgttgttctgctgctctcatgTATTTACACGCAAATAGACAGGAAAACAAGGACAATAAAGTGAACATATattttgttgatattttgcAATGTTGTTATTGATGGTATCTGATTTTTGGAGGGCTCACAAACACATAACATGATCCCATCTCCTGATGTGATTGTCACCACATTTCACCACAAGGTGTCACACAACAACcaggaaactgacaggaaccTAAGAGTTGAAATTCATTGCTGTTTAAAAATGAGCTGAATAGACAACGTTGTAGCCTGACCTGTGTCTGGAATACCAGTGGTGCTTTATTTAGGTGTATCCATATATTGGGACAGTATGTTGCTGTTACACTGCTGAAATAAACCTTTCCTATGTGCATATACTTTTCATATTGTTATGTGAAAGCCAGCCAGTCTACAACTAAACTATGTTTGTAGTAGTATGTAGtaatttttattgatttcaaatTATCCTACAGAAATAAGCATGCATCTTATTATTGATGCCCCAAATGATTCAATCtgaattatttttgtaaatctAAAATCTCAAAGAATTCTGATTGTCATGGTGGTAGTGAATGAACAGGGAAATCTAAGGAAATGTACAGTTTCCAAAAGTGTCTTTGAGAGGTCAAGTACAGAGAGAGCACTGATTTAATATGCTATGCTATATCTAATATGCTACACCAAATTCCTCCTTATCCCACGGAATGCTTCAGCCttatttgtcagtttttaaacaaaatatttgttctTATTATTCTATCTGCACATTCATTGTAACATACTGTGGGTGTGTTACTGATAACGCTGGaatcaattattattttaacGGTCAAttcttttatcctttttttttattttttatgaatttatcTTTTAGTCTATAAATGAACCCAATACGATGTCTTCAGACATCTAGTTTTATCTGACGAGCTTCCCAAATCCCAAATATATTGATatacagagaaaagcaacaaatcctaATGTGCGATTCCGGGAACATATTTGACAGTTGTGCTTAATAACTGACATAGACAAAGAAAGTACAGTTTATTATAACAATAAGAGACAAATATTGCTGTAATGAGTCAAGTGATGAGTCTTTACTCTTTAAACCACATGCCCATTATGGATTTCACTTTGTGACTGAACTGACAGCTGGATTATATGACATTGCAACTCTGAGGGATCAAAATTGTGGTCAGCATAATCaaaatactgtacttaagtaaacCGCATAATCAGTGAATCCAGGCCAGAAATGATCATTTTGCTTAAATCACTTTCTTCTATTTCTGGTAGATGTAATTTGTACCTCGTGGTTTagcctcctgtttttttttgtgtgtgtgtgtgtgtagtaccgCTGTATGAGCAGATGAGGGTGGTACTTGCTTATTATTTGTCAGATCCAGCTCTGTGTAAAACGGCAACACTGACATGAATCCCCACTCTTCAATTATAGTGCAAGAGTGTCCTTTGATACTGTAACACATATTAATAATAGCTGTGGTGCATAAGATTGAGTGGATTCACCATCAGGTAATATGCCTAAAAGAATTCACATATAGATGCCCGGAGATGTCAGCTATGGGAACCTAATTAATATTTGACTACTGTGCTTGTCAGTCATGTGATATTGACCTTGGATGACCGTATCATTAAAACCAAGGTTTCTATAGAGTGTACACATCAGGCCTACTAACACAATTATGCCACACACAAACTaaagcatacacacatgctctAGCTCAGAGTAAGAAATTCAACCGTTCAGGTTGAcactaaaacataaatatagcAGCTTTACAGACCCCCTGTGGTTTTTATGTCCTGCAGCGTCTTTCTCATGGTGATAAGCGTGAAATAACAGACATACACCCCTCTCACTTAATGCTGGTACATCTTTGAACTGGTCTTGGCTGAGCAGGCTATGAATCATATGGATGGTGGGAAATAGGTCTGTTAAAATAGAGCGCAAGAGATGAGGCCGTTGTGCCTGTGTTTGAGAATTCACAGGAAGTGCTCCCTCATCAGACGCATAAAGATAAGTCGAGTGTCCTTGAAATAACTTCGTAATTGTCAGTGTTTGGCAGCACAACTACTGACAGTAGCACGGTGTTCATCCCTCGTTAAGACACCCAAAACTGACTGATTAATTAAAGAAGCATGAACAGAATTATTTCAGATCTGAGAAGGGGATATTTATACATTTGAGTCTGAAAAGTTGTCACTGTATACTGTTAGAAATAATTCTGTCAAATTAGGCTGTTGGATTTCTTTGGGGGAGAATCTTTGCACAGTGTGCAATTGATGGTCCATATTTTTAGTGACCTCAGAGTTGCAGCATTTCACAACATGTTGTCAATTTGGTGCACAGACTTTGCAGAACTCCTGCAGAAATTCCCAAAAGATTGTTCATTTTCAACACAATTTGCAATTTGCACACAAACCCACGCACCAAATTTAGACACTGAATGCCTCCAATCCACCCACTGCATCGCAACACATCCAATCCTGTTTATAAGTACTGCTTGTCTATTCATCCCTATATTCCCCCTCAGGGGTCCAAAGGGTGTGTGGACGTTAGAAGAAAAGGGCGAGTCACCTCACTTTGACACCACGTTTGAAGATGCCCGACCCAGCTTGACTCACATGGCCCTCCTTGGACTGCAGAGGGCCGGGTACCTCAAGTACCTCATCAGCCAGAATGTGGACGGCCTACACGTCCGATCAGGCTTCCCCAGGTAACCCCACCTGTCCTGTAGCATGAAATATCAAGCATCTTACACACTATATAACTAACTCAAATCATAGTTTGGTAGGCATGGAGCATTAAGTTTTCTCACAGCTAAGTATATATATAACGTCAAGTAGCACTTAAAGCAGTAACACTGCAGGGCTTCaagtaatgattattttcatttttcatccattCAGTTATTATTTCAACCATTCAGTGTTAACCAGCTAATTTTTGTAGCTCCACAACTACGAACAGTtcttgtgtaaaaatgtatatatacatatatataaaccGAGTCTTTAGTAACTCCTCAGGGAAATATCTGTTTCTTTATCTGTTAAATGCAATGAGACCGAACCAAAGCAATGAGCGGAAAGCTGCCAAAACTCTCCGTAGAGTTTAGGAATCAAATGATATTTTTGTGACCCCCTCACATTTCATATTGTTAGTTGACCTGTtgttaatatcaaaatattaattgatggagctttaaagctgcatcatCCTATTAAATCCTGTTTGAGTTTCTACAGCATTTTCTACCTGCAAAATGATGTAGATGTAGATGAAAATGTTCTCCTTATGCTAATTTATGttacattttagggacatgCTGTGCTTGAAGCAAAGTGAGTAAAGAGGGAATGAATAAGTGAGCAGAGGACGTGAGGTCCTTATTTAGAGAAAAAGTTAACTTGTTCAATCAAAATGTATACAGGATTGCAAGTTATGTGACCACAGTGTTCCACATCAGTTTGTTTAGTTGTGActcattgtttttaaatatgaatCTGCCGCTTTGTGATAACAATTGTACCAACATCAAATGAGTGGTTCTGTAAATACCACtcaaataacttaaaataatgCTCAGtgtaatggaaaatgtttggTCTGATGCTGCAATATCCAATCATATTGGACTAACCCAAGGCCAacaatttaatttttcattcacaacatatgtcCAGACTTTTTTCATATTGGAAGACTTCCCTGGAAGTCATTTCTTAGCTCTCCCTTTACCCTCCATCAGCCAGTTTTAGACGTGGCCAGACAGAAAAGTGGAAGTCCTCTGAGGAAATCAGAGGCAGAAGCAGAGGAACTGGTAAAGTGAAACCAGGTGGATCGCAGCAGTGAATCTGAGGACTTGTTTTCTATCAGAGCTCAAGAAGTGAGAAAAAGTTGTTTAAAAGACATTAACTGTGGAGACATTGATCTAAGTGAATATCATCTGTGTGATCATTCTGCCTTTGTGGATTCTTCTCCCTCTTGCTCTATTAGGGATATGTTATCAGAGCTTCATGGAAACATGTTTGTGGAGGAGTGCGAGAAGTGTGGCaggtatgtgcacacacaccaaaccctTACATTTTGATCTTGATAATTTCCATCTCTACAAGCTACTGTCTTTCACTTGGAGGCCATTTTATTAAGTACACTTGCTTGTTAATGCAAGCAGCAAATCATGTAGCTGCAACTCGATACATAAAGCATGCAGACAGGAGGTTCCGGAGGTAATGTTGACCTCACATTAGCATGCACAGTATCTAAGCTTTCTTGCATCTGCTGTGATCGTTGCTGACAGAGGTTGTGTTTCTAGCATCTCAAAAACAGAGAGTGACatgttgaggaaaaaaataggCATTCAGCGGCCGCTGTATGACTGAAAACAACTCATTAATTAGAGCGATTAGAGGAGAAAGGCCAGACCAGCAGGATAATGCACCCTTTCACAGAACGCTCATTAGCTGAAAATGATTCCAGGAACACGACAGCGACTTCACTTTGCTCCAGTGACCTGTACGGTCTTCAGATGCCATCCAAGCAGATTACTCTTGGAATAAAGTAGAGCTGAGTTACAATTGTGCTTTATCTTTAAACACCTTTGCAGCAGCTGCATGATTTCCTGATATCTCTAAAGAgcattttgttgtgttgatGTGCAAGAAATCAGGGTGTCAAGCGGCAAAATTTGTCTGGTTTatctaataaagtggccactgagtCTATATCTTCATGcttttgtgtcatttcacatGTATAAATGGACTTTGGTGTGGTACTTGTCAGGAGCTCCTTAACTGTAACTGAATTGTTGGTTTTCCAGGCAGTATGTCAGAGAAAAGGTGATCGGTGTGATGGGGCTGAAACCGACAGGACGTTACTGTGACGTGGTACGATCCAGAGGACTCAGAGCCTGCAGGTAATACATGCTTCAGCcacattttgaaataacaaaTAGTGCAGCATGGTCCATTtattagtgtgtctgtgttttctctactaaaacagaggaaagctgaTAAGCACTATACTTGACTGGGAGGACTCGCTTCCCGACAGAGACCTGAACAAAGCAGAAGAAGCCAGCAGGTGAATTAGAGCAGTTTGTGCTCCATTGTTTCCTTTTTACATTATACTattgactgttttgtttttttattcagcaCCTGCCTTGGTAGCTAATTAACACACTGTACATACTCTTATCAATCCTGATTTCCTTTGACATCAAACATGTcctttgaaaaaaatgtgaaataatgtgtTGGATTTATTTAAGTTATTGTTGTGTGTGGCTGTGCTCCCAGTGACATGCAAGTCAGCCCTTATTTAAAACCTTTTTGTATGCTTCACAGTCCAGTTCTGCCTCCTGTGTGTTCCATTCAATCCATCGGCCAGAAAAGCTTTAATTGTGCATTTAGAATGCAACAAGTTGAATTGAATGTTTGTGTCAGTGACAGTACATTCAGATATAATAGATGCATAATTACCATTTTAATTACAGAGGGGACATCTGGAACTCCGACCTCTGAACTTTGAGTCATTTGTTCGAGGCAGGCCCATGTGGAGCATGTTTATATGTCCTaacaaaaatgtgacaaacaatTGAACGCTAATTGAAGTTGGGTTTATACATAATGCATTATATTCCCCCACAGTAACCGTTTTCACATTCTTGCGTTTACTTTGTGATATAGAGAGATGGTGGGTTATGCACATACTTGCAGAACTGAGTTACATCCATATAACTTCTGAACAGGAGACTATTGCTGTGTAATTGCCTCTTTCCTTTATTGTGTGTAATGACTGATAGTGAGCAGAACGTTTGAAGTGGAGATGGCTACGGTAGAAGTATATTactgaaaagcagcagataaCAGTCTGCACTCCTCATTTATTACCATTATGTTTGAGTGATGGTAGTATCCATAGGTGTCTATAATTACCCAGTAATCTACGGAAAACGCTGCCGGTCATTTTCTAGCACTTTTGGCTGTTCTAAAGACCTTTCTTACCATGTGGATGAAGAAGATTTTGAATCTGTTTCTCCAAGCTGCACCACTCTTTCTAatccaaacaaaaataaaacttgcaCATATTGTACAAAAAGAATAAGGACACATGTCATGTCTGGCTCTAATGCAGCACACAGAATATCTTTTTTATCCATTCACCCTCATGAAAAGATCCACCGGGTCTTTcaaacatcaacacatcattACTTTTCAGAGAAACCGATGATTAGTGCCATGACTCAGCTGTAACCGTGATACATGTGAGGCACAAACTTGGACAAAAATCTGGACGCCTTTTGAGGCTTTATTAATGTGTTCCTCACAGCCAACAATCTCTAACAGCATCGGAAACTCAGCCAACCCCTTAACGCACAACCATGAATCCCTGTTAACAATAGGCAAATAAGGAGAATGTCACCCATATGGGACCATTATATGTGATATATTTCTCGACTGTGCACACAGACGAGCAGACCTGGCACTGACGCTTGGCACCTCCATGCAGATCAAACCCAGTGGAGACCTCCCACTCCTCACTAAGCGCAAAGGGGGGAAAGTGGCCATTGTTAACCTGCAGCCCACGAAGCATGTGAGTCtcattcacccactcactcaTATATGTATTAAAAACATGGAATAGCACTTGAAATACTGTGATCTGTCCTCTACCTTCAAGTTCATCATTTCAGGGTTGTAATTTTCTTTCTTGTAGGACAAGCATGCGTACCTGCGTATCAACGGTTACGTGGATGAGGTCATGAAACAGCTGATGGCGCTGCTGGGACTGGACACGCCTAAGTGGGAGGGCACAGTTATTTGTGAGAGCTCCACAGACGCCTCTGAGTCCGCCACCGACGTAAAACCACCATGTGCAGTTACTGTggagaaaaaggtgaaaaataaCCTCAttaaggaggagaggaaaagagaggcagCGGCACTAACAGACGATGGAAGCATCAAGGAGGAGAAGGTTTCAgtaaagagggagagagcaggcTCCCCGGAGCAGATAAATGAAGAGAAATAGCCTCAGGTATTTTTttctcacaacacaaacacttccAGAAACAAGCTTTACTACTAAGGGTGCTCGGTTTTAATCACTTTCACAGATGACCGAGGTTCTTTCCATCTCACACCCTCGGGAGCAAAGACTCTTCTAGTGCTGTAGTGGTCTCGTTAATACCAGACCTCTTCCTCAGCTGAAGGCTCAGAAGTCAACCTCCTCATAAGACAAAACTGGCCAAGTGATTGTGTTCAAGGTAAAAAGGTAAAGGCTAAAACCCACCGGGGGCGTCTGCATCACGTTCGCGGCTGCCAGAGCTGATCGCAGCCACTCTAGTCAGTGCTTTAAAACCCACTGGGAGGGCCACAGCGTCATTTCTATTTTCGACGCAGGCTGCAGCCCGACTGCGTCAACcaacacagagcagatgaggcaggaagtcagacaaacaaacagtaaagAGAAGccggtcagttttcaaaatagaAGCCCCCATACAGACTTTCAATCatatattccaccaccacatcagTGTTATTTTGGAAtcggtggcaccaggccagacattaACCAGTGAGAGGgttttttaacaccatgttAGACGAGAGGTCTTGGATGTGGAATAAACtttcactttagctgctgtctgtagcacAACAGAGTAAATGCACACAAGACACACGTTCAAAACCGACAATATGACCAGATCAACAAACTCTCagcaagtcaactaatcagccaggcTAAACGCTCCGCACAGAAACGCTCCCAGTGGGTTTTACAACCGTGCAGCCAGAATGTGACCCAGACATCCCCAGTGAGTTTTCGGGGTAAGAAGACGGCATTACAACAGGTGGATGTGTGGGATGTGATCTAAATGTTCCTCCTGCTATAGTAAGGACATAGTAACGGTTCCACTTAATTTGGAGAACCAGTCTTTAAAAgcaagacaagagatgagatcTGGAGCGCACAGTTCTAAATACAGCCTTTAATAAGATGTGTAAGGTTGCTGCACCTTTTttattaaaagcttttttttataaCCAAGTGCTCCAGATCCAGAATCCTACAGTTCTGGCCTTTAAAGACATGTTGGTTCAATACTTCTCGAGAAGAGAATTCAAATAAGCACCTCCAATTCTGCTGGCATCGTCACACAGCTGGGGTAAATTTTAGTTCAAACTTGATTACATCGCATTGTAAAACAATTCTACACCGAGTAAAGGGCATGTTCCCCCCCCCAATAATTACAATTGcaaatttaatcaaaatcaaaacagctTCTCTCTTTGTACAAAACTGTGGCGAGATGTGTAATTCAGCCTGTTTCTGTGCATAAATGAGGcacctgctgctgtaacagaaCCACAATCACTCTGGACGTTTcaaggaaaatgtttttatctcaggaaaaaaagcattggattctgacagaaaatgtcaccttactgtttcttttttttatgtgttttggcAATAAACACAATATGTTGCTGGtagtacactgtgtgtgtgtgtgtgtgtgtgtgtgtgtgtgtgtgtgtgtgtgtgtgtgtgtgtgtgtgtgtgtgtgtgtgtgtgtgtgtgtgtgtgtgtgtgtgtgtgtgtgtgtgtgtgtgtgtgtgtgtgtgtgctgtgcactGTCAGCAGTGGCCTAGTTGCAAATGTGAACCCCTGTTTCAAAGGAAACGGAGACAGCACAGTCAAAACCTCTACATTTTGGTAATTTTAAAGATTGCATTATGCATCACTGCATTGTGACTAAAGGTAATCAGACCTACTTTCTCCTGCGGACCAAAATCAATGggaagaagaacaaagagcCTCCTGCTGCCcattcagtgaaaaaaaaacgtagttgctttcttcttttttaaagcaaGAACATTCACATCAGATGCTACAAATGAACGGGCCACAGGTGTTTGTAGGTGATTTCTGCAGAGAACAAATGGCTGCCTGTCTGATGGTGACTATGCGTCAGTCAATTAAGGCACTTAAAGCCTCTCCAGATATATAAGCAATAGATGTAATAGCCAGCAAACACAACAGTCGCAAGGCAAACACATGCACCCAATTGCCTTTTCTGTTAATGAATCATTATAGACCTCATGAGCATTTGCATGTCTCAGTTTGTTAACAGTTTGTGCTTAATTATATCTGCTCTGTAGTGCTGATGTTGTTTTCACTCTGCCCTTTGAGTGTACTTTGCCCCCCTTTTCATTAGTTTGTGGTGTTGTAAGTAAGGTTTGATGAGGATATTTTATATGTGGTAATTTCTCTCACCAGTGATTCCCCAACCTTTTTCCCTTGTGACCCCTTTAAATTGATCAAAGTATTCATGTACCCCTTTACGACCGGTTATGGAGATGGTTTTTACAGGCCTGGAGAGGTAAAAGTTGCCAGTATTTCACTGGAGACAGGAATAAACTTCAATTATCTGGTGACCACTAAAATTTATCTTGAAATTAGGAATGTTGTAGATCAATGACCTTTGTTTAATTTGGGGCGATAATTAGACTTTTATAAGATAGCGATGAAGTACTTTGATTTGAGAAGTATTTAGATTTTCTGGATTTGCCTAGAGCAGAAATTTCTGTCTCCAGCAACAATTTCTCTATTTCGCGTTTTTGAGAAAATTGACTATATCATTGATAGCTACAGCATTTCTCCATCTACAATTACATATACAGTGATTGATCCCTGCCTGGTAAATGACCATTTTGAACTCCATGTCAACATATCCCTTCTGTCAAAACAGAAAACTCAACTTGAGATAACCCCAATGACATCATGAGGGTTTTTTTCTCACACTTAAAAAAGCTCTTCCAAAGCCACAGAAGATGTTATATACATCTCTTTTCATCGGATGAGTATGACTCCTTGCGAGATATTTCATTCGGTGGCTTGCCCCTTTAAGTATTTCACCCTTTTTCCGTGACATTCAAGCTGCATCAAATCTTAATGCGTTCTGTGATCACTTCATCACACATGAGCATAAAAGCGAGCACACTTGGTCAAAATGTTGACTTGATTCAGACCAAACATCAGAATGGAGAAGAAATGTGATCTAAGTGACTTTGACCGTTGAATGAGCGTTGGTGCAAGATGTGGTGGTTTGAGTATCTCTATAGTAAATCTATAGTTGTCTATAGTTTTCAGAAAATGGTGTAAAAGGTCAACTCCAGCTTCAGTGGACGAAACAGCTTGTTAGTGAGAGTCAGAGGAGGACGACCAGAGTGGTTCAAGCCGACAGGAGGGCAACAGTAATTAAAGGAGCTGTGTagtgttcagacagaaaaatgagGCCACACAGAGCTCAAGAACAGTATCAAATGATTTCCAATGTGTTCACAgaaaatataaactatatataacACCAAACAGAGtcttcctgcagctgcacatcctcctaaacccaacaagaagGACCTTGGACTGATGACCTACATCAAAGCCCTGCTGGCTGTGAAGGCTGATCCGTCTGGAAGGACAACAGTCGGCGCAGCGCATCAGAAGTCTGTGCTACATAGCAGAATAGCCATAAGGAGCCAGTCAGTGACAGACAGCATGCCTGAAGTCGGCGCAAAGAGAGCAGAAGACTGTGCATGAAATAGTCTGTGATGAGACCAGAATCAAGCTCCTCCGTTGTAATTCAAAGTGCCTCTTCTGGTGAAGAGCAGACACGGCTCATTAACCATTTAACAGGAGACCTGCTGTGAAGCACTGGGGTTGTAGCTTCATGCTGTGGGAGAACTTCACTGGCAGTCGCTGCAAGAGCGAGAACAATGAACAGAGCTAACAAAGTCAGATCAACGTGCTACAGACTGTAAAGACCTGCTACACTTAGATGAGTTCATGCCCCAACGTGGCATACAAGGGAATCATTCAGTGAATGGGGAACCAGAGTGTGGAGTCCTTGAATCtcattgaaataaatgtgttgaatgacatgattgttgtttgtttacagATGCTCCTCGTTCAGCATAAGTGAGTCCTTGAGGAGAGCTGAAATTATAATTCCTGTCAAAGGGGTGGCACAGCAGATGTGAAAAATGGAGAGCGGAAAgtgggaaaaataaaactaaagaagcttttcattttaaataatttatactTAAAATCAATGTCTCAATATGGCAAGCACACTTTTATTACCttcaaaaagtttttttcaataaagtttCAGATACTTTAACTCTTAGTCatccatatactgtatgtcagcaATAATGTTTAAAGACAAAGATAAAGTGTCCAATTCATCCAGTATCCATTTCACTTAAGTAAAAAAGGTCATCCGATCATTCTAAGATGAGTCCAGTAAACCAGAAAAACAATTCTCTAAGTCTAAAGTCACATTTGAAATTGGATGAGGCTTCctcagatggaggcagcagcagcagcaagctcGAGGAATTAAATTTTGATTTTACATCAAACTGAAGTGCTGTGAAATTGGAGAGAAGCTCTGAAAGTTGGTGTAAGCCACAAGAGACAATTCTGAGCATGAACTGAACCAATTATAGTTTAGGAAGGTCTGAgcagggggaaaaagaaaaataagtagCTGTAATTTTCTCATAAATGAGAAGTAAAATGTTCCAAAAGACTCTAAACTGAGCTGTTACTGCTAAGTGGTTACTGCTGTTTTGGTGTGTGGGAACGACGTATGAGGATGATTTTAGAGGCAGCGTCACACATGACTGGATCACCCCGTCAATCATCACTTCATATTACCACCATCCGGACGGAGATAGGGCCTTAAAACAGCCTTCACTGTTCTTCCGAGACAATGAAGTCAGAATCTTAATCATTCTCATGTGGGAATAATGACAAATAATTCACAATCACTTTTAAAGAGCTACATTTTTTTGCCCCTTTCAGAGAGGAACATGACGGTGACTATGCTCTTTGAAGACACATTAATTCTAATTGTAATGACTGAAGCTGACTATCTCAGAAGCAGCACTAACGACAGCATTCGTATTCATCCCCACAGTCCATGATGGAGATTAGTCTCCTGAGAGTGGCATGCTTTTGTTCTTCCAACGCAGTGACAGTTACAGTGCAGCGAAACGTCTCAAAACCTTTAAATTGCTGCCAGTAAATGAAATGGTAACATTAAAGATTATTGCTGACATTTACCTTTATGAACCAAATATCAAGACTTGGATTACAATTATCTGAGAAAAAGATATgtcaaaaaacaataaagcagcaacagcagttaCATTAAACTTCAGGAGCACAAATGATTTAGATAAATTAcgttaaattattttttcaacaCAACTTTTGATCCCCAGACCAGCAGGTTAAATCGGTGTGGGGAAATATTGGCCCTTTATTACCACAGCAGAGGTTCCCTTCAGCCAGGTCATACTGGGCAGCCTGCATGTGAGAATATTTGGAACCAAGCTACCATTTAGGACATGGGAGTCCTCTCTGTGGAGTTGAGAAGTTTGCACAAACTGAGGAGTTACAATTTCACACAATTTACACACAAAGTTTTTAAGCCTCATTCTGGTGTCGCTTAGgctcagtgtgacagtgtgaaaaGTACAAAACTGACAGCCTATGTAATTGAGAGAGCAAAATGCCAAAGCATTGGCTGAGGAGTGCCATTTCACTACTGCAGGTGTCTAGAAACAGGTGCTCCTCGGATCTAAGGACGTATAATAAGACTGAAAAACTGACGGGGAGGTTTGACTGGTGCTTTCCTGTGTGATCAATAAGTCATAACCAGAATATGCAGAGGCACACTGCTTTGCAAAAATTAAAGCCTCTAAGCAACGGGCTCACAGTCTTCACCAGAGCATGTCAAAATAAGCAGCAGCTCACAGGCATAGGAGGTTAGTGTcagctgccagccaatcacagtagCACTGATAATTGCCACAGGTGCAGTCAGTCTAGTCATCAGTAcgtaattgtgtgtgtgtgtgtgtgtgtgt
Protein-coding sequences here:
- the sirt6 gene encoding NAD-dependent protein deacylase sirtuin-6, with amino-acid sequence MSVNYAAGLSPYADKGVCGLPETFDSPEELKAKVETLAQLIKESQYLVVHSGAGISTSTGIPDFRGPKGVWTLEEKGESPHFDTTFEDARPSLTHMALLGLQRAGYLKYLISQNVDGLHVRSGFPRDMLSELHGNMFVEECEKCGRQYVREKVIGVMGLKPTGRYCDVVRSRGLRACRGKLISTILDWEDSLPDRDLNKAEEASRRADLALTLGTSMQIKPSGDLPLLTKRKGGKVAIVNLQPTKHDKHAYLRINGYVDEVMKQLMALLGLDTPKWEGTVICESSTDASESATDVKPPCAVTVEKKVKNNLIKEERKREAAALTDDGSIKEEKVSVKRERAGSPEQINEEK